The following coding sequences are from one Augochlora pura isolate Apur16 chromosome 6, APUR_v2.2.1, whole genome shotgun sequence window:
- the Abi gene encoding tyrosine kinase Abl isoform X1: protein MAEYRAGSSGVSSGVGSDSEVMAELAAFLGQEIPEGRNNLADNHINLERVADYCEANYFQAENKRKALEETKNFTTQSLASVAYQINTLAYNFLQLLDLQSSQLDEMESQMNHIAQTVMIHKEKVARREIGVLTANKITVRQYKIIAPVIPEKPIKYVRKSIDYNILDDIGHGVRSSGTPRSKQRGGSQGSVQSLGAASTGSGLGAAMVGPAPTTKPPTPPQTVRTGTLSKGSREYRTPPAVAPPQVPSHYAPNYPLGHPRRERGPGYSTLPLHAHTTSHTAHNANHNTINTNTIAQHTSPPQVGTVHPLQSHPQTPPPAPSSVTAGYVQEAHNSMPPPPSPLVGITGDMADYSGHHTLPHRLSHQISRCSGASSPPLPPPPPPEQEEHPQFGRPMQSSGAIMPIVPDEEDLPGWVPKNYIEKVVAIYDYYADKEDELSFQESSVIYVLKKNDDGWWEGVMDGITGLFPGNYVEPCV from the exons ATGGCTGAGTACA GAGCTGGTTCATCTGGTGTATCGTCAGGTGTAGGGAGTGATTCGGAAGTCATGGCTGAATTGGCAGCCTTCCTGGGCCAGGAGATCCCCGAGGGGAGAAATAACCTGGCCGACAATCATATTAATTTGGAGAGGGTGGCGGATTACTGCGAGGCAAACTATTTTCAAGcggagaataaaagaaaagcatTGGAGGAGACGAAAAATTTCACTACACAGTCACTGGCCAGTGTTGCGTACCAAATAAACACTCTTGCCTataatttcttgcaattgtTGGATCTTCAATCGTCCCAACTGGACGAAATGGAGAGCCAGATGAACCATATTGCTCAAACAGTGATGATACACAAAGAGAAAGTGGCTAGAAGGGAGATAGGTGTGCTCACTGCGAACAAAATTACAGTACGTCAGTATAAAATCATTGCACCGGTGATACCTGAGAAACCGATTAAATATGTGAGAAAGAGTATCGACTATAATATCTTGGATGACATTGGGCATGGGGTACGTAGCAGTGGTACTCCAAGGAGCAAACAAAGGGGTGGAAGTCAGGGGAGCGTTCAGAGCCTCGGTGCTGCTTCTACTGGTTCTGGATTGGGTGCTGCAATGGTGGGACCAGCACCTACTACAAAGCCCCCAACTCCTCCTCAGACAGTACGAACAG GAACTTTGAGCAAAGGATCGCGAGAATACAGGACACCACCTGCGGTGGCTCCACCTCAAGTTCCTAGTCATTACGCTCCCAATTACCCACTGGGCCATCCGCGACGGGAGCGTGGTCCTGGTTACAGTACCCTACCTTTGCATGCCCATACAACCTCGCACACTGCTCACAATGCTAACCACAACACTATAAATACTAACACCATAGCTCAACACACTTCTCCACCCCAGGTGGGCACAGTCCACCCTCTGCAGAGTCATCCTCAGACTCCACCGCCCGCGCCATCCAGTGTAACTGCGGGATACGTACAAGAGGCGCATAACAGCATGCCTC CACCACCATCGCCCCTGGTCGGCATCACCGGCGACATGGCGGATTATAGCGGCCACCATACTCTGCCGCACAGATTGTCCCATCAAATCAGTCGGTGCAGCGGTGCGAGCAGCCCGCCGTTGCCACCTCCGCCGCCCCCTGAACAGGAGGAACACCCGCAATTTGGCAGACCCATGCAGTCCAGCGGCGCCATTATGCCGATTGTACCCGATGAGGAGGACCTGCCAGGATGGGTGCCCAAAAACTACATCGAGAAAG TGGTCgcaatttacgattattatgcTGACAAGGAAGACGAGCTGAGCTTCCAAGAGAGCTCTGTAATTTATGTATTGAAGAAGAATGACGACGGATGGTGGGAGGGTGTGATGGATGGCATAACGGGTTTGTTCCCCGGTAATTACGTGGAACCCTGCGTTTAA
- the LOC144470825 gene encoding RNA-binding protein 48-like isoform X1 — translation MNDGCEISKLPHHIQQKLCNTRPPYRQGKRLTSVKVYTINDESKHIMICGVPKLQLGEEVKKLVEPYGDVKKIHVVADYPTEEFTEAYYIQYARIQSARIAKRFIDGKNFYGGSLHIFYVPEVETVAETKAKLAHRSREVILRIKRNQKDALNPSTDKFVPQKHYHRRKRTPALPLTEERLTKHYPGETLTSIYNGIPQNIDPRPVSEPSLPSTSSSCKDNQSITSAIPQAPYNIDEAIIQATTINKKLTRFDSAQSKKRNYKGQSIVSNVKNKVVRPSIVNTSTIVNWDSKKKVFSNPKKVDSNITIKLISKGDINKKRIVIKDPKVSQLVQPSNDLQLSIQEAKSKIRMAMQAKE, via the exons atgaatgatGGATGCGAAATATCGAAACTTCCTCATCATATACAACAGAAGCTTTGTAATACAAGACCACCTTATAGACAAGGGAAAAGGTTGACATCCGTGAAG gtttatacaataaatgatGAATCGAAACATATTATGATATGTGGAGTACCAAAGCTTCAATTAGGAGAGGAGGTAAAAAAGCTTGTTGAGCCGTATGGAGATGTGAAAAAGATTCATGTAGTAGCCGACTATCCCACAGAAGAATTTACAGAAGCTTATTACATACAGTATGCACGTATACAGAGTGCAAg AATAGCAAAACGATTTATTGATGGTAAAAATTTTTATGGAGGTtcgttacatatattttatgtaccTGAAGTGGAAACTGTGGCTGAAACTAAAGCTAAGCTTGCTCACCGTAGTAGAGAAGTAATTCTACGTATAAAGAGAAATCAAAAAGATGCATTGAATCCCAGCACAGATAAATTTGTTCCTCA gAAGCACTATCATAGAAGGAAGAGAACACCAGCACTGCCATTAACAGAAGAACGTTTAACTAAACATTATCCTGGTGAAACATTAACATCTATTTATAATGGTATTCCACAAAACATAGATCCACGGCCTGTATCTGAACCTAGTTTACCTTCAACATCAAGCAGTTGTAAAGATAATCAATCAATTACATCTGCTATACCACAAGCTCCGTATAATATAGATGAAGCTATTATTCAAGCAACAACAATCAATAAAAAGTTGACTAGGTTTGACAGTGCACAAAGTAAGAAAAGGAATTACAAAGGACAGTCTATTGTTAGTAATGTAAAAAACAAAGTAGTAAGACCTTCAATTGTCAACACAAGCACTATAGTAAATTGGGActctaaaaaaaaagttttcaGTAATCCCAAAAAAGTTGACagcaatataacaattaaattgatcTCAAAAGGTGACATTAATAAGAAGAGGATTGTAATAAAAGACCCTAA GGTCTCGCAATTAGTACAACCAAGCAACGACCTTCAGCTTTCCATTCAAGAAGCCAAATCTAAGATACGAATGGCAATGCAAGCAAAAGAATAG
- the Abi gene encoding tyrosine kinase Abl isoform X2, whose protein sequence is MAELAAFLGQEIPEGRNNLADNHINLERVADYCEANYFQAENKRKALEETKNFTTQSLASVAYQINTLAYNFLQLLDLQSSQLDEMESQMNHIAQTVMIHKEKVARREIGVLTANKITVRQYKIIAPVIPEKPIKYVRKSIDYNILDDIGHGVRSSGTPRSKQRGGSQGSVQSLGAASTGSGLGAAMVGPAPTTKPPTPPQTVRTGTLSKGSREYRTPPAVAPPQVPSHYAPNYPLGHPRRERGPGYSTLPLHAHTTSHTAHNANHNTINTNTIAQHTSPPQVGTVHPLQSHPQTPPPAPSSVTAGYVQEAHNSMPPPPSPLVGITGDMADYSGHHTLPHRLSHQISRCSGASSPPLPPPPPPEQEEHPQFGRPMQSSGAIMPIVPDEEDLPGWVPKNYIEKVVAIYDYYADKEDELSFQESSVIYVLKKNDDGWWEGVMDGITGLFPGNYVEPCV, encoded by the exons ATGGCTGAATTGGCAGCCTTCCTGGGCCAGGAGATCCCCGAGGGGAGAAATAACCTGGCCGACAATCATATTAATTTGGAGAGGGTGGCGGATTACTGCGAGGCAAACTATTTTCAAGcggagaataaaagaaaagcatTGGAGGAGACGAAAAATTTCACTACACAGTCACTGGCCAGTGTTGCGTACCAAATAAACACTCTTGCCTataatttcttgcaattgtTGGATCTTCAATCGTCCCAACTGGACGAAATGGAGAGCCAGATGAACCATATTGCTCAAACAGTGATGATACACAAAGAGAAAGTGGCTAGAAGGGAGATAGGTGTGCTCACTGCGAACAAAATTACAGTACGTCAGTATAAAATCATTGCACCGGTGATACCTGAGAAACCGATTAAATATGTGAGAAAGAGTATCGACTATAATATCTTGGATGACATTGGGCATGGGGTACGTAGCAGTGGTACTCCAAGGAGCAAACAAAGGGGTGGAAGTCAGGGGAGCGTTCAGAGCCTCGGTGCTGCTTCTACTGGTTCTGGATTGGGTGCTGCAATGGTGGGACCAGCACCTACTACAAAGCCCCCAACTCCTCCTCAGACAGTACGAACAG GAACTTTGAGCAAAGGATCGCGAGAATACAGGACACCACCTGCGGTGGCTCCACCTCAAGTTCCTAGTCATTACGCTCCCAATTACCCACTGGGCCATCCGCGACGGGAGCGTGGTCCTGGTTACAGTACCCTACCTTTGCATGCCCATACAACCTCGCACACTGCTCACAATGCTAACCACAACACTATAAATACTAACACCATAGCTCAACACACTTCTCCACCCCAGGTGGGCACAGTCCACCCTCTGCAGAGTCATCCTCAGACTCCACCGCCCGCGCCATCCAGTGTAACTGCGGGATACGTACAAGAGGCGCATAACAGCATGCCTC CACCACCATCGCCCCTGGTCGGCATCACCGGCGACATGGCGGATTATAGCGGCCACCATACTCTGCCGCACAGATTGTCCCATCAAATCAGTCGGTGCAGCGGTGCGAGCAGCCCGCCGTTGCCACCTCCGCCGCCCCCTGAACAGGAGGAACACCCGCAATTTGGCAGACCCATGCAGTCCAGCGGCGCCATTATGCCGATTGTACCCGATGAGGAGGACCTGCCAGGATGGGTGCCCAAAAACTACATCGAGAAAG TGGTCgcaatttacgattattatgcTGACAAGGAAGACGAGCTGAGCTTCCAAGAGAGCTCTGTAATTTATGTATTGAAGAAGAATGACGACGGATGGTGGGAGGGTGTGATGGATGGCATAACGGGTTTGTTCCCCGGTAATTACGTGGAACCCTGCGTTTAA
- the LOC144470824 gene encoding uncharacterized protein LOC144470824: MGNYVSKYFFHNTETVKEKTRTQPTSADEEIVDDVHTPVAQKTLSIDPRSVTSGIDRTPIEVYSTPERLYRRTLSAIPRHLQCKPYLETDIDTLLLLSPKKSFPKMDGKLENLDLDKTNLEMELTPTRNCSMKETVFLPIEEERYNVLGIDPRSPAADFDRTPMLRPKSMELLLARHKENLLRRGSYETDVLHPRFSYCETSSEFNIPEIQVLPDLATCKVLTSDLFNNEIDNRFNDSETSSNHSSKTETDYGETQMDSEREDENKIAKDDCNDDIKKSTQHKETTAGDTIKVWADALVSDNPNKSDSTKSQDIHVDEKMSQLSKQEVIITFDDDSIVKDTLSQKLSKCEINKKRVDVTKMKKKTLKLETKITTEEKKIFNCNDKNGNENIKIRTPLANRSNNGHVKKVLTSSPQQVIRNKIMKAKISQENSSPHKYITKYKSRGIEWDPDSTVII; this comes from the exons ATGGGGAATTATgtaagcaaatattttttccataatACTGAGAcagtgaaagaaaaaacaagAACACAGCCTACTTCTGCAGATGAAGAAATTGTGGATGATGTACATACTCCAGTAGCACAAAAAACATTATCTATTGATCCTAGATCAGTGACAAGTGGTATTGATAGAACACCAATAGAg gTATATTCCACTCCTGAGAGATTATACAGAAGAACACTTTCTGCAATTCCAAGGCATTTACAATGCAAACCATACTTAGAAACAGATATAGATACATTGCTACTGTTATCACCAAAGAAATCTTTTCCAAAAATGGatggaaaattagaaaatttagatttg gataaaacaaatttagaaATGGAATTGACACCAACAAGAAATTGTTCAATGAAGGAAACAGTGTTTCTACCAATAGAGGAAGAGCGATACAATGTTTTAGGCATTGACCCTAGATCACCAGCTGCAGATTTTGATAGAACTCCAATGTTAAGACCAAAATCTATGGAACTTCTATTAGCTAGGcacaaagaaaatttgttaagaCGTGGAAGTTACGAGACAGATGTCCTTCATCCAAGATTTTCATACTGTGAAACTTCATCAGAGTTTAACATACCTGAAATACAAGTTTTGCCTGATTTAGCCACATGTAAAGTATTAACTTCAGATTTGTTCAACAATGAAATTGATAACAGATTTAATGATTCTGAAACAAGTTCAAATCATTCATCTAAAACTGAAACTGATTATG GAGAAACACAAATGGACAGTGAACGtgaagatgaaaataaaatagctaaaGATGATTGCAATGATGATATTAAGAAGAGCACACAACACAAGGAAACTACTGCTGGTGATACAATTAAAGTATGGGCAGATGCATTAGTATCAGATAATCCCAATAAATCTGATTCAACTAAATCGCAAGATATACATGTTGATGAGAAAATGTCGCAATTGTCGAAACAAGAAGTCATCATTACATTTGATGATGATAGTATTGTAAAAGATACACTGtcacaaaaattatctaaatgcgaaataaataagaaaagagtAGACGTtactaaaatgaaaaaaaagactttaaaattagaaactaaaattacaacagaagaaaagaaaattttcaactgtaatgataaaaatggaaacgaaaatattaag ATCCGAACTCCTCTTGCTAATCGTTCAAACAATGGGCACGTCAAGAAAGTATTAACAAGTTCTCCACAACAggtaattagaaataaaattatgaaggCTAAAATTTCGCAGGAAAACTCGTCGCCacacaaatatattacaaagtaTAAATCGAGAGGTATAGAATGGGATCCAGACTCAAcagttattatttaa
- the LOC144470825 gene encoding uncharacterized protein LOC144470825 isoform X2: MICGVPKLQLGEEVKKLVEPYGDVKKIHVVADYPTEEFTEAYYIQYARIQSARIAKRFIDGKNFYGGSLHIFYVPEVETVAETKAKLAHRSREVILRIKRNQKDALNPSTDKFVPQKHYHRRKRTPALPLTEERLTKHYPGETLTSIYNGIPQNIDPRPVSEPSLPSTSSSCKDNQSITSAIPQAPYNIDEAIIQATTINKKLTRFDSAQSKKRNYKGQSIVSNVKNKVVRPSIVNTSTIVNWDSKKKVFSNPKKVDSNITIKLISKGDINKKRIVIKDPKVSQLVQPSNDLQLSIQEAKSKIRMAMQAKE, from the exons ATGATATGTGGAGTACCAAAGCTTCAATTAGGAGAGGAGGTAAAAAAGCTTGTTGAGCCGTATGGAGATGTGAAAAAGATTCATGTAGTAGCCGACTATCCCACAGAAGAATTTACAGAAGCTTATTACATACAGTATGCACGTATACAGAGTGCAAg AATAGCAAAACGATTTATTGATGGTAAAAATTTTTATGGAGGTtcgttacatatattttatgtaccTGAAGTGGAAACTGTGGCTGAAACTAAAGCTAAGCTTGCTCACCGTAGTAGAGAAGTAATTCTACGTATAAAGAGAAATCAAAAAGATGCATTGAATCCCAGCACAGATAAATTTGTTCCTCA gAAGCACTATCATAGAAGGAAGAGAACACCAGCACTGCCATTAACAGAAGAACGTTTAACTAAACATTATCCTGGTGAAACATTAACATCTATTTATAATGGTATTCCACAAAACATAGATCCACGGCCTGTATCTGAACCTAGTTTACCTTCAACATCAAGCAGTTGTAAAGATAATCAATCAATTACATCTGCTATACCACAAGCTCCGTATAATATAGATGAAGCTATTATTCAAGCAACAACAATCAATAAAAAGTTGACTAGGTTTGACAGTGCACAAAGTAAGAAAAGGAATTACAAAGGACAGTCTATTGTTAGTAATGTAAAAAACAAAGTAGTAAGACCTTCAATTGTCAACACAAGCACTATAGTAAATTGGGActctaaaaaaaaagttttcaGTAATCCCAAAAAAGTTGACagcaatataacaattaaattgatcTCAAAAGGTGACATTAATAAGAAGAGGATTGTAATAAAAGACCCTAA GGTCTCGCAATTAGTACAACCAAGCAACGACCTTCAGCTTTCCATTCAAGAAGCCAAATCTAAGATACGAATGGCAATGCAAGCAAAAGAATAG